The Methylomicrobium agile genome has a segment encoding these proteins:
- a CDS encoding Dabb family protein: MKTVHFKRLVILLAALGLGNAAHAERPSTDIDGKVHHLVIIWLKQHGDPEARRKYIEGSKRLSKLPGVVSYDIGPVAGIKREHPSPSVDDSFDVAVSATFESKEALENYSKHPEHQTVIQEVLKPLVSHYKVYDFAD, encoded by the coding sequence ATGAAAACAGTCCATTTCAAACGCCTGGTCATTCTTTTAGCCGCCCTCGGCCTCGGCAATGCCGCGCATGCCGAGCGGCCGTCGACCGACATCGACGGCAAGGTGCATCATCTCGTGATCATCTGGCTGAAACAGCATGGCGATCCGGAAGCACGGCGGAAATATATCGAGGGCAGTAAGCGGCTGTCGAAACTGCCGGGCGTAGTGAGTTACGACATCGGGCCTGTCGCAGGCATCAAGCGCGAACATCCGAGCCCATCGGTCGACGACAGTTTCGACGTCGCGGTTTCCGCCACGTTCGAAAGCAAGGAAGCGCTGGAAAATTATTCGAAGCATCCGGAACACCAGACGGTGATTCAGGAAGTCTTGAAACCGTTGGTCAGCCATTACAAGGTCTACGATTTCGCGGATTGA
- a CDS encoding NAD(P)-dependent alcohol dehydrogenase produces the protein MIKTPAYAAATPTSPLAPFTIDRREPGAHDVLIDILYCGVCHSDIHQARDEWGGAIFPMVPGHEIIGVVAQTGSEVSRWKIGDTVGIGCFVDSCRQCEACEAGEEQYCRRGASFTYNSREQDGQTPTYGGYSTQITIDEAYVVGIPEGIPPERAAPLLCAGITTYSPLRRFGVRPGDKIAIVGLGGLGHMGVKLGKAFGAHVTVLSHSPGKRDDALKLGADDFIVTSEAEAFTRNAGRFSFILDTVSATHDYNAYLNLLGLDGTMVLVGLPDPTPLAAWPLVTGRRRLAGSMIGGIRETQEMLDFCGEHGVTADVEMIPIQNINEAYERTLKSDVRYRFVIDMASLRQLPGH, from the coding sequence ATGATCAAAACACCCGCCTACGCCGCCGCCACTCCTACATCCCCCCTGGCTCCGTTCACGATCGATCGCCGAGAACCCGGCGCGCATGACGTATTGATCGATATTCTGTACTGCGGCGTCTGCCATTCCGACATTCACCAGGCGCGCGACGAGTGGGGAGGAGCGATTTTTCCGATGGTGCCGGGTCATGAGATTATCGGGGTCGTGGCGCAAACCGGCAGTGAGGTCAGCCGCTGGAAGATCGGCGATACGGTCGGCATCGGCTGTTTTGTCGATTCGTGCAGGCAATGCGAAGCCTGCGAAGCAGGCGAAGAGCAGTATTGCCGGCGCGGCGCGAGCTTTACTTACAATTCGCGGGAACAGGACGGCCAAACGCCGACCTACGGCGGTTATTCGACGCAAATCACCATCGACGAAGCGTATGTCGTCGGCATCCCCGAAGGCATTCCGCCGGAACGCGCCGCACCGCTGCTCTGCGCGGGCATTACCACCTATTCGCCGCTGCGCCGTTTCGGTGTTCGTCCCGGCGACAAGATCGCCATCGTCGGACTCGGCGGCCTCGGGCATATGGGAGTCAAGCTCGGCAAGGCATTCGGCGCACATGTGACCGTTTTGAGCCATTCGCCGGGCAAACGCGACGATGCGCTCAAACTCGGCGCGGACGATTTCATCGTAACGAGCGAGGCGGAAGCCTTTACCCGGAACGCCGGCCGTTTCAGTTTCATTCTCGATACGGTCTCGGCAACGCATGACTACAATGCTTACTTGAACCTGCTCGGCCTCGACGGCACCATGGTGCTGGTCGGCCTGCCCGACCCTACCCCATTGGCCGCCTGGCCGCTGGTCACGGGGCGCCGGCGCCTGGCCGGCTCCATGATCGGCGGGATTCGCGAAACGCAGGAAATGCTGGATTTTTGCGGAGAGCATGGCGTTACGGCCGATGTGGAGATGATTCCGATACAGAACATCAACGAGGCATATGAGCGCACGCTAAAAAGCGACGTGCGCTACCGTTTCGTGATCGACATGGCGAGTTTAAGGCAATTGCCCGGTCACTGA
- a CDS encoding bifunctional ADP-dependent NAD(P)H-hydrate dehydratase/NAD(P)H-hydrate epimerase — MQKLPEILYRAAQVRELDRIAIEEFNIPGCALMRRAGGAVFECLTGKWPTVRSLAVFCGSGNNAGDGYVAARLAREAGLDALAVCVGDPEKLKGDALTAYRDYVQAGGSVKTFETEHAIEADLVVDALLGTGLDRSVTGLYAEAIAAINRSGLPVVAVDIPSGLNADTGNPLGCAVKADCTATFIGLKQGLFTGQAAEYAGEIVYDGLAVPDAVFDRVNPDVFLVGQKPLMPRHRCAHKGNMGHVLVVGGDLGFSGAARMAGEAALRVGAGLVSIATRSEHAGLMNLNRPELMCRGVESEADLLPLLDKANVVALGPGLGQKEWGRTLFGAVLRSEKPMVVDADGLNLLASAPMGKSCWILTPHPGEAGRLLHSSAQSVERDRFSAVSAIRAAYGGIAVLKGAGTLIASDSRIAVSTTGNPGMASGGMGDVLSGVIAGLIAQGLDVQEAAEQGVFLHGRAADLAAARDGERGLLATDLLPFLKQLVN; from the coding sequence ATGCAAAAATTGCCAGAAATACTGTACCGCGCCGCCCAAGTCAGAGAACTTGACCGGATCGCAATCGAAGAATTCAACATTCCCGGCTGCGCGCTGATGCGCAGGGCAGGCGGAGCCGTATTCGAATGCCTGACCGGAAAATGGCCAACAGTGCGGTCGCTGGCGGTATTTTGCGGCAGCGGCAATAATGCGGGAGACGGTTATGTGGCCGCGCGTCTGGCAAGAGAAGCCGGATTGGACGCACTGGCGGTTTGTGTCGGTGATCCCGAAAAGCTGAAAGGCGATGCGCTGACGGCTTATCGGGATTATGTTCAGGCGGGAGGTTCGGTAAAGACATTTGAAACGGAGCATGCGATCGAGGCCGATCTCGTGGTCGATGCGTTGCTCGGCACGGGCCTGGACCGGTCGGTAACCGGGCTTTACGCGGAGGCGATTGCGGCAATCAACCGGTCCGGTTTGCCTGTCGTGGCGGTCGATATTCCTTCCGGCCTGAATGCGGATACCGGCAATCCGCTGGGCTGCGCCGTGAAGGCAGACTGCACGGCGACTTTTATTGGACTGAAACAGGGCCTCTTTACCGGCCAGGCGGCCGAATACGCGGGTGAGATTGTTTATGACGGGCTGGCGGTGCCGGACGCTGTTTTTGATCGAGTAAACCCCGACGTTTTCCTCGTCGGCCAAAAACCGCTGATGCCGCGCCACCGCTGCGCGCACAAAGGCAATATGGGGCATGTGCTGGTTGTCGGCGGCGACCTGGGTTTTTCGGGCGCGGCGCGGATGGCCGGCGAGGCGGCGTTGCGGGTCGGCGCCGGCCTGGTCAGCATCGCGACGCGGAGCGAGCATGCCGGCTTGATGAATTTGAACCGGCCGGAGCTGATGTGCCGCGGCGTCGAAAGCGAGGCGGATTTGCTCCCATTGCTGGATAAGGCCAATGTCGTGGCGCTGGGGCCGGGGCTAGGGCAGAAAGAGTGGGGCAGAACCCTGTTCGGCGCCGTGCTGCGGTCCGAAAAACCGATGGTAGTCGATGCGGACGGCTTGAATCTGTTGGCTTCCGCTCCGATGGGCAAATCCTGTTGGATATTGACCCCGCATCCCGGCGAAGCCGGGCGCTTGCTGCATAGTTCCGCGCAATCCGTCGAGCGGGACAGGTTCTCTGCGGTGTCGGCGATCCGGGCGGCTTATGGCGGCATCGCGGTATTGAAAGGCGCGGGCACCCTGATTGCGAGCGACTCGCGGATCGCGGTGTCGACGACCGGCAATCCGGGTATGGCCTCGGGCGGAATGGGGGATGTACTGTCCGGCGTGATCGCGGGATTGATCGCGCAGGGCCTTGATGTGCAGGAAGCGGCGGAGCAAGGCGTGTTCCTGCACGGACGCGCCGCCGATCTGGCGGCCGCGAGAGACGGCGAACGCGGCTTATTGGCGACCGATTTATTGCCTTTTTTGAAACAGTTGGTGAATTGA